The Deltaproteobacteria bacterium genome window below encodes:
- a CDS encoding GDP-mannose 4,6-dehydratase — MNIIVTGGAGFIGSHLAAALLERGEKVAAIDDFNDFYDPRLKRENAEALLKNPSFSLFEADIRDRKAVEEVFAAFKPHAVCHLAARAGVRPSIEDPLLYEEVNCLGTLTLLELSRNNGIGNFVFASSSSVYGINSKTPFSEEDPITCPISPYAATKRSGELMSFTYSHLWDLPVTCLRFFTVYGERGRPDMAVAKFTRLISAGREIDVYGDGTARRDFTYIGDIVSGILKSIYSPSRYEIINLGGANTIEVRGLIALIEAALGIKAKVRHLPPAPGDVPITHADVSKAKRLLGFSPLVRIEEGVERYVKWFVERERRLSETRPGALS, encoded by the coding sequence ATGAACATCATCGTGACCGGCGGTGCCGGCTTCATTGGCTCGCACCTCGCGGCCGCGCTCCTCGAGCGCGGGGAAAAAGTTGCCGCAATAGACGACTTTAACGACTTCTACGACCCGCGGCTCAAGAGAGAGAACGCGGAAGCGCTCCTGAAAAACCCGTCTTTCAGCCTTTTCGAAGCCGACATAAGGGACCGTAAGGCCGTCGAAGAGGTTTTTGCCGCGTTCAAGCCTCACGCGGTCTGCCATCTGGCCGCCAGGGCCGGGGTGAGGCCCTCGATAGAAGACCCTCTTCTCTACGAGGAAGTGAACTGCCTCGGCACGCTGACCCTCCTCGAGCTTTCGAGGAACAACGGGATAGGCAATTTCGTTTTCGCCTCCTCCTCGTCCGTATACGGCATAAACAGCAAGACCCCCTTTTCAGAAGAGGACCCGATAACCTGCCCGATATCCCCGTACGCGGCCACGAAAAGGTCCGGCGAGCTCATGTCTTTCACCTACTCGCATCTCTGGGACCTCCCGGTAACCTGCCTCCGTTTTTTTACGGTGTACGGCGAAAGGGGAAGGCCTGATATGGCCGTCGCCAAATTCACGCGCCTCATAAGCGCCGGCAGGGAAATAGACGTCTACGGCGACGGCACGGCCAGGAGGGACTTCACCTATATCGGCGACATAGTCTCCGGCATACTCAAATCGATATACTCGCCTTCAAGGTACGAGATAATAAACCTCGGAGGCGCCAATACAATCGAGGTGAGGGGGCTTATCGCCCTCATAGAGGCGGCCCTCGGCATAAAGGCGAAGGTAAGGCATCTGCCGCCTGCGCCAGGGGACGTGCCCATAACGCACGCTGATGTATCCAAGGCGAAAAGGCTTCTGGGTTTCAGCCCTTTGGTCCGGATAGAGGAAGGCGTTGAGAGGTACGTAAAATGGTTCGTAGAGAGGGAGCGGAGGCTCTCTGAAACCCGTCCAGGAGCGCTGAGTTGA
- a CDS encoding HD domain-containing protein, giving the protein MKKSFIKSIKERDSVQDAFLVTKKETGISKSGKPYLNLKLMDSTGEMEARVWDDAEELSKGFKKDDIVIIKGFAVAYQGGIQLNVSSVKAAPEEKYSLRDFLPSSGKDPAELSAGLDSVIAGIRDRHIKALIESIFSDPDIREAFLMAPAAKSMHHPYLGGLAEHVLSICGLVGKVAAHYGESVNKDLLTAGALLHDIGKIWELSYQRSFDYTDEGRLIGHITIGTDLIERKACAIPGFPRELSMLLKHLVLSHHGQLEFGSPKRPKTIEAIILSYLDDLDAKVSTVRGLIQDKGDGSNWTSYQRLFERYIYKGVAPVAPEDEQAADKADRTDDNGEDGKGNLNLFK; this is encoded by the coding sequence TTGAAAAAGTCTTTCATAAAATCCATAAAGGAACGGGACAGCGTCCAGGACGCCTTCCTCGTTACGAAAAAAGAGACCGGCATAAGCAAGTCCGGAAAACCCTACCTTAACCTCAAGCTCATGGACTCCACAGGGGAGATGGAGGCAAGGGTATGGGACGATGCCGAGGAGCTTTCAAAGGGGTTCAAGAAGGACGACATAGTAATAATCAAGGGCTTCGCTGTCGCTTACCAGGGCGGCATTCAGCTAAATGTCTCCTCTGTAAAGGCCGCCCCTGAGGAGAAGTACTCGCTTCGGGACTTCCTGCCGTCTTCAGGAAAGGACCCGGCAGAGCTTTCAGCCGGCCTCGATTCGGTAATAGCAGGCATAAGGGACAGGCACATAAAGGCCCTCATCGAGTCCATATTCTCGGACCCGGATATAAGGGAGGCGTTCCTCATGGCCCCTGCTGCGAAATCCATGCACCATCCGTACCTGGGCGGACTCGCGGAACACGTGCTTTCGATATGCGGCCTGGTCGGGAAGGTCGCGGCGCACTACGGCGAGTCCGTGAACAAAGACCTCCTCACGGCAGGCGCCCTGCTCCATGACATAGGGAAAATCTGGGAGCTCTCATACCAGAGGTCCTTCGACTACACGGACGAGGGAAGGCTCATCGGGCACATCACGATAGGGACGGACCTCATAGAGAGGAAGGCATGCGCCATCCCGGGCTTCCCGAGGGAGCTTTCCATGCTCCTTAAGCACCTCGTCCTTTCACATCACGGCCAGCTCGAGTTCGGCTCGCCGAAGCGGCCCAAGACGATAGAGGCGATAATCCTCTCCTACCTCGACGACCTCGACGCTAAGGTCAGCACCGTAAGGGGGCTAATCCAGGACAAGGGCGACGGCTCCAACTGGACCTCTTATCAGAGGCTCTTTGAGCGGTACATCTACAAGGGCGTTGCCCCGGTTGCACCTGAAGACGAGCAGGCCGCGGATAAAGCTGATAGGACGGATGATAACGGCGAGGACGGCAAGGGAAACCTGAACCTCTTCAAGTGA
- a CDS encoding RtcB family protein: MAVPSSIKRISETIWELPKSYKQGMLVPARIYATEKLIGEMDEGVFNQVTNVACLPGIVKYACCMPDGHWGYGFPIGGVAAMDASRGVISPGGIGFDINCGMRLAVTDLTLEEVKPRLKELVDALFYRIPSGVGSTGFLRLDRKEFREALEEGSRWCLRKGYAWPEDIELTEERGCFEGADASKVSEKAIDRGFDQVGTLGSGNHYCEIQVAKPENVIDEETARAFGFTLPDQIAIMFHCGSRGFGHQVATDYLQAFLRVMEPKYGIKVLDRELASAPFNSREGQDYWKAMKCAANMAFVNRQVILHRIREVFSTIFRRPPEDLGIRMVYDVTHNTAKVERHMVDGKEMELLVHRKGATRALPPGMKGLPERYMQTGQPVIIGGSMETGSYLLAGLATGKDAFYTTAHGSGRTMSRHHAKRMYRGSKLQHEMEERGIYVRSVTWGGLAEEAGAAYKKIDEVVGATESAGLSKRVVRLIPIGNIKG; encoded by the coding sequence ATGGCCGTTCCTTCATCGATAAAAAGGATATCCGAAACCATCTGGGAGCTCCCGAAGAGCTACAAGCAGGGGATGCTCGTCCCGGCGCGCATATACGCGACCGAGAAACTCATAGGGGAGATGGACGAAGGAGTCTTCAACCAGGTGACGAACGTCGCATGCCTGCCCGGCATAGTCAAATACGCCTGCTGCATGCCGGACGGGCACTGGGGCTACGGCTTCCCCATAGGCGGGGTGGCCGCCATGGACGCAAGTCGAGGGGTAATATCGCCCGGGGGCATAGGCTTCGACATAAACTGCGGGATGAGGCTTGCCGTTACGGACCTCACACTCGAAGAGGTGAAACCCAGGCTGAAGGAATTGGTGGACGCGCTCTTCTACAGGATACCCTCGGGCGTGGGCTCCACCGGCTTTCTGAGGCTCGACAGGAAGGAGTTCAGGGAAGCGCTTGAAGAGGGCTCGCGCTGGTGCCTGAGAAAGGGCTATGCCTGGCCCGAGGACATCGAGCTTACAGAGGAGCGGGGCTGCTTCGAGGGGGCGGACGCCTCGAAGGTGAGCGAAAAGGCCATAGACCGGGGGTTCGATCAGGTGGGCACGCTTGGGAGCGGGAACCATTACTGCGAGATACAGGTCGCGAAGCCCGAGAACGTCATCGACGAGGAGACGGCCAGGGCCTTCGGTTTCACGCTCCCGGACCAGATAGCCATAATGTTTCACTGCGGTAGCCGCGGCTTCGGCCACCAGGTGGCGACCGACTACCTCCAGGCCTTCCTTCGCGTAATGGAGCCGAAATACGGGATAAAGGTGCTCGACAGGGAACTCGCCTCCGCGCCCTTCAACTCGCGGGAGGGTCAGGACTACTGGAAGGCCATGAAGTGCGCCGCCAACATGGCCTTCGTGAACAGGCAGGTGATACTCCACAGGATACGCGAGGTCTTCTCGACAATATTCAGGAGGCCGCCCGAGGACCTCGGGATAAGGATGGTATACGACGTAACCCACAATACGGCCAAGGTCGAGAGGCATATGGTTGACGGCAAGGAGATGGAACTCCTCGTCCACAGGAAGGGAGCGACAAGGGCCTTACCGCCCGGAATGAAGGGACTCCCCGAGAGGTACATGCAGACCGGCCAGCCCGTCATAATCGGCGGGAGCATGGAGACGGGCTCATATCTCCTCGCGGGTCTCGCGACCGGCAAGGACGCGTTCTACACGACCGCGCACGGGAGCGGCAGGACCATGAGCAGGCACCACGCGAAACGCATGTACAGGGGCTCGAAGCTCCAGCACGAGATGGAGGAGCGGGGCATCTATGTAAGGAGCGTGACATGGGGCGGGCTTGCCGAGGAGGCAGGCGCGGCCTATAAAAAGATTGACGAAGTGGTCGGGGCTACCGAATCGGCCGGGCTCAGTAAGCGCGTAGTCCGGCTCATACCCATCGGGAACATAAAGGGTTAG